A single window of Phoenix dactylifera cultivar Barhee BC4 unplaced genomic scaffold, palm_55x_up_171113_PBpolish2nd_filt_p 000750F, whole genome shotgun sequence DNA harbors:
- the LOC120107066 gene encoding E3 ubiquitin-protein ligase RHA1B-like has protein sequence MGFPVGYSELLLPKLLLHTVFLLGFVRRVISWVFTAVGLGDLLDSDIPWVDPPAPHGHGQHHRPEFRSASAMLIQEVLPVVRYEELAGEGQHLGDSCAVCLYEFEAAEEVRRLANCRHIFHRGCLDRWMEHDQRTCPLCRTPLIPEEMQDSLSDRLWAAAGVPDSFYDYYYSSFPSPPPTPTLLVHHQLQLLSTSI, from the coding sequence ATGGGATTCCCGGTTGGCTACTCAGAGCTGCTCCTCCCCAAGCTCCTCCTCCACACGGTCTTCCTCCTCGGCTTCGTCCGACGCGTCATCTCCTGGGTCTTCACCGCCGTCGGCCTCGGCGACCTCCTCGACTCCGACATCCCCTGGGTTGACCCCCCTGCCCCCCACGGCCACGGCCAGCACCACCGCCCGGAATTCCGGTCGGCGTCGGCGATGCTGATCCAGGAGGTCCTCCCCGTGGTCCGGTACGAGGAGCTGGCGGGGGAAGGGCAGCACCTGGGGGACAGCTGCGCGGTGTGCCTCTACGAATtcgaggcggcggaggaggtgCGGCGGCTGGCCAACTGCCGCCACATCTTCCACCGCGGCTGCCTTGACCGCTGGATGGAGCATGACCAGCGGACTTGCCCGCTCTGCCGCACGCCGCTCATCCCGGAGGAGATGCAAGACTCCCTCAGCGACCGCCTTTGGGCCGCCGCCGGCGTCCCGGACTCCTTCTACGACTACTACTAttcctccttcccttctcctcctccgacGCCGACGCTGCTCGTTCACCACCAGCTTCAGCTTCTTTCCACTAGTATATAA